A single region of the Salicibibacter cibi genome encodes:
- a CDS encoding thiol-disulfide oxidoreductase DCC family protein: protein MLQKHVVFYDGECPLCRAVKLVLGKLDWRGAVYWYPVQEISEVTLEKANAYKNMYDEIYMLTPDKHVITGFNTVRKLLALLPVTFPVAVLMHVPGAGLIGGPVYRFVSRRRYRWFGRVEYEERG from the coding sequence ATGCTACAAAAACATGTCGTGTTCTATGACGGGGAGTGTCCGCTTTGCCGGGCGGTAAAGCTTGTGCTCGGTAAACTTGACTGGCGGGGTGCGGTTTATTGGTACCCTGTTCAGGAAATAAGCGAGGTGACACTCGAAAAAGCCAACGCTTATAAAAATATGTACGACGAGATATATATGCTCACCCCGGATAAACATGTGATAACCGGCTTTAATACCGTGCGCAAACTGCTTGCGTTGCTCCCGGTGACGTTCCCTGTGGCGGTGCTTATGCATGTGCCGGGCGCCGGCTTGATCGGCGGTCCTGTGTATCGCTTTGTTTCGAGGCGGCGCTACCGATGGTTTGGGCGGGTGGAGTATGAGGAGCGGGGGTGA
- a CDS encoding EscU/YscU/HrcU family type III secretion system export apparatus switch protein, which translates to MCAYKNKSRMAAALTYRHAENIAPVVKARGHGQIAEDIIARAKENDVPVREDETLAELLDQLEIGTPIPADLYEVIAEVFAFIYKVDGEMKD; encoded by the coding sequence ATGTGCGCATATAAGAATAAAAGCCGAATGGCGGCGGCGCTTACGTATCGGCATGCGGAAAACATCGCGCCTGTTGTGAAAGCGAGAGGGCACGGACAGATCGCAGAGGATATCATCGCGCGGGCGAAGGAAAACGATGTTCCCGTCCGCGAAGATGAAACGCTGGCGGAGCTGTTGGATCAACTCGAAATCGGCACGCCGATCCCGGCTGATTTATACGAAGTGATCGCCGAAGTTTTTGCTTTTATTTATAAAGTTGATGGAGAAATGAAAGACTAA
- a CDS encoding ribonuclease HII yields MRKSVSIAQIKSHLFAENRPSDDWINELRADERKGVQHLLVRYDRMCEREFRQIQQFRDMRAYEKTFSVPSAQIAGIDEVGRGPLAGPVTAAAVILPVSLELPGLTDSKKLTADQREQFYEAIAAAADVGIGTATPEEIDEINIYQASRRAMMRAVETLANRPDHLVIDAMELPLDIPQTPLIKGDSKSASIAAASVVAKVTRDTYMKTLHEHYPAYRFNENAGYGTKAHLEALDREGPTPEHRRSFQPVITREA; encoded by the coding sequence CGATCGCGCAGATCAAGTCACACCTTTTTGCCGAAAACCGTCCATCGGACGATTGGATCAACGAATTACGCGCCGATGAACGCAAAGGCGTCCAACACTTGCTCGTTCGCTATGACCGTATGTGCGAACGGGAATTCCGGCAAATCCAACAGTTCAGGGACATGCGCGCGTATGAAAAAACGTTCAGTGTTCCCAGTGCGCAAATCGCCGGCATTGATGAAGTGGGCCGAGGGCCGCTCGCCGGTCCGGTGACAGCCGCTGCGGTTATTTTGCCTGTGTCGCTTGAATTGCCGGGCCTTACCGATTCGAAGAAACTAACCGCCGACCAGCGAGAGCAGTTTTACGAAGCCATTGCTGCTGCCGCGGATGTGGGCATCGGTACAGCGACGCCGGAAGAAATCGACGAAATCAACATCTATCAAGCTTCTCGCCGGGCGATGATGCGCGCCGTCGAAACATTAGCGAACCGTCCGGACCACCTCGTCATCGATGCGATGGAATTGCCGCTCGATATTCCGCAAACCCCGTTAATCAAGGGCGATTCCAAAAGCGCGAGCATTGCCGCCGCGTCCGTTGTCGCGAAAGTGACCCGTGATACATATATGAAAACGTTGCATGAACACTATCCCGCCTATCGGTTTAACGAAAATGCCGGTTACGGCACGAAAGCGCATTTGGAGGCCCTCGATCGCGAAGGACCCACTCCGGAGCACCGCCGCTCGTTTCAACCTGTCATCACTCGGGAAGCGTAA